A genomic window from Gemmatimonadaceae bacterium includes:
- a CDS encoding DUF2306 domain-containing protein, translating into MPPAATTAAVQSPPRRRAAPPFWWLMLVLAIGVAGYAVSFTFRGIDAFGIELLASFYQRPWAIWFHMMFGAVALVTGALNFRHSLRRRRPAIHRKIGEWYVFSCLVSGTAGGWLALHAYGGLSNRLGFLGLAVSTLVTTPLAYRAARAGRFAEHRAWMIRSYAVILAAVTLRIQLPILAMSLGGFAQAYAVVAWSCWVPNLLVAEWIVRATTRRPATGTPPGSPPSQSAHPAPTSPH; encoded by the coding sequence TTGCCCCCCGCTGCCACCACCGCCGCCGTTCAGAGCCCACCGCGACGACGCGCCGCGCCGCCGTTCTGGTGGCTGATGCTCGTGCTGGCCATCGGCGTCGCCGGGTATGCCGTGAGCTTCACGTTCCGGGGCATCGACGCGTTCGGCATCGAGCTCCTGGCCTCGTTCTATCAGCGCCCCTGGGCCATCTGGTTCCATATGATGTTCGGCGCCGTGGCCCTCGTGACCGGCGCGCTCAACTTCCGGCACTCGTTGCGCCGCCGCCGCCCTGCCATCCATCGCAAGATCGGCGAGTGGTATGTGTTCTCCTGCCTCGTCAGCGGCACGGCGGGCGGATGGCTCGCGCTGCACGCCTACGGCGGGCTTTCCAATCGCCTCGGCTTCTTGGGCCTCGCCGTGAGTACGCTCGTGACGACGCCCCTCGCGTATCGCGCCGCACGCGCCGGGCGCTTCGCCGAGCATCGCGCGTGGATGATCCGCAGTTACGCCGTGATCCTCGCCGCCGTCACGTTACGCATCCAACTCCCCATCCTGGCGATGTCGCTGGGCGGATTCGCGCAGGCGTACGCCGTCGTCGCGTGGAGCTGCTGGGTCCCGAACCTGCTCGTGGCGGAGTGGATCGTGCGCGCGACGACGCGGCGGCCGGCTACGGGAACACCGCCCGGATCCCCGCCTTCGCAATCTGCGCATCCTGCGCCGACGTCACCCCACTGA
- a CDS encoding tetratricopeptide repeat protein — protein sequence MISLRVRSSLLRGGLALLLVASVFRPLSAQQVSQDSLRSAVERAVIAADWVAIDRAAVALRAATQTASGRNDAWLHYDLAYALHRRASGLIIEGRASDAKAMLEEAIAAAARSRALGGGAQAQALEGAVTGQLAGAAGGLAMMRNGRASFRLLDEAVAAAPNDPRVALLNGISRTNAPAFAGGGAARGETELRRAVALFANDRAVSPQPVWGRADAHIWLAIALEKQNKLAEAREQLELALVHAPGHRWVVETLRPALAARR from the coding sequence ATGATTTCGTTACGCGTGCGCTCCTCGCTGCTGCGAGGCGGTTTGGCGTTGCTCCTTGTGGCGTCCGTCTTCCGTCCGCTGTCTGCACAGCAGGTCAGCCAGGACTCGCTGCGCAGTGCAGTCGAACGCGCGGTCATCGCAGCTGACTGGGTGGCGATCGATCGCGCGGCGGTCGCGTTGCGTGCGGCGACGCAGACGGCATCTGGGCGCAACGATGCCTGGTTGCACTATGACTTGGCCTACGCGCTGCATCGGCGGGCGAGTGGACTGATTATCGAAGGCCGTGCCAGTGACGCCAAGGCAATGCTTGAGGAAGCCATCGCGGCGGCGGCGCGGTCGCGCGCGCTCGGCGGCGGCGCGCAGGCGCAGGCGCTCGAGGGCGCCGTCACCGGCCAGCTTGCGGGCGCCGCCGGTGGGCTCGCGATGATGCGCAACGGGCGCGCGTCGTTCCGCTTGCTCGACGAAGCCGTCGCCGCGGCGCCGAACGATCCGCGCGTGGCCTTGCTCAATGGCATCTCGCGCACGAACGCGCCGGCGTTCGCGGGTGGTGGTGCGGCGCGGGGCGAGACTGAGCTGCGGCGCGCCGTCGCGCTCTTCGCCAACGATCGTGCCGTGAGTCCGCAGCCCGTGTGGGGTCGCGCCGACGCGCATATCTGGCTGGCCATCGCGCTGGAGAAACAGAACAAGCTCGCCGAGGCGCGGGAACAGCTGGAACTGGCGCTGGTGCACGCGCCGGGGCATCGTTGGGTAGTCGAGACGCTGCGACCGGCCCTCGCCGCCAGGAGATAG
- a CDS encoding M28 family peptidase gives MNRLQLAAALGGLALALPTAHAQEIKEREIRAHLELLSSDLLEGRAPATRGGTLTESYLASHLRYLGLEPANNGSYLQRVPIDVVAADRGSIRATASGRATATLRYPEDVVMWAGSSVEQSAARAPVVFVGYGVSAPEFHWDDFKNIDLRGKILLVLVNDPPAPRAEPDLFGGAAMTYYGRWTYKFEEAERRGAAGMLIIHNTERAGYGWATVVGSWAKEQRMLPRSPQLPAPLGVRGWITEERAGDLLRQAGLDLARLRRDAESRNFRPVETGITLDLGFTNTVQHLESHNVVGRIPGSDPEAAQEHILLTAHWDHLGIGPAVNGDSIYNGALDNASGTANLLALSHALAHGPKMQRSVLVAFVTAEESGLLGSAYLAENPIVPNDRIVANLNIDGGNVLGETRDLTVLGDTKSSLGPQIAALIRPRGMTISPDANPERGYFYRSDHFSFAKAGVPAVSIGEGDDFVGRPREWGKQQAEDYTTNRYHQPGDEYRPDWNLTGAVQLTTIVLELTRELANSRVWPSWEATAEFRRAPRM, from the coding sequence ATGAACCGGTTGCAACTGGCCGCCGCGCTTGGTGGCCTCGCCCTCGCATTGCCCACGGCCCACGCGCAGGAGATCAAGGAGCGCGAGATCCGCGCGCACTTGGAACTCCTTTCCAGCGACCTGCTCGAAGGCCGCGCCCCGGCCACGCGTGGCGGCACGCTGACGGAGTCGTATCTCGCCTCGCACCTGCGCTATCTCGGACTCGAGCCGGCCAACAATGGCTCGTACCTGCAGCGCGTGCCGATCGACGTCGTCGCCGCCGATCGCGGCAGCATCCGTGCGACCGCCAGCGGGCGCGCGACGGCCACGCTGCGCTATCCCGAAGACGTCGTGATGTGGGCGGGCAGCTCGGTGGAGCAGAGCGCGGCGCGCGCACCGGTGGTCTTCGTCGGCTACGGCGTGAGCGCACCGGAGTTCCACTGGGACGACTTCAAGAACATCGACCTGCGCGGCAAGATCCTGCTCGTGCTCGTCAACGACCCGCCGGCTCCGCGCGCCGAGCCGGACCTCTTCGGCGGCGCGGCGATGACCTACTATGGCCGCTGGACCTACAAGTTCGAGGAAGCCGAACGTCGCGGGGCCGCCGGGATGCTCATCATCCACAACACCGAGCGCGCCGGCTATGGCTGGGCGACGGTCGTCGGCAGCTGGGCCAAGGAGCAGCGGATGCTCCCGCGCAGTCCGCAGCTCCCCGCCCCGCTGGGCGTGCGCGGTTGGATCACCGAGGAACGCGCCGGCGACCTGCTGCGCCAGGCCGGGCTCGACCTCGCCCGCCTGCGCCGTGACGCCGAATCGCGGAACTTCCGCCCCGTCGAGACCGGCATCACGCTGGACCTCGGCTTCACCAACACCGTGCAGCATCTCGAGAGCCACAACGTCGTGGGCCGCATTCCCGGCAGCGATCCCGAGGCCGCGCAGGAACACATCCTGCTCACCGCGCACTGGGATCACCTTGGGATCGGCCCGGCGGTGAACGGCGACTCCATCTACAACGGCGCGCTGGACAACGCCTCCGGCACCGCCAACCTGCTCGCCCTCTCGCACGCGCTGGCGCACGGCCCCAAGATGCAGCGCTCGGTGCTCGTGGCCTTCGTCACCGCCGAGGAGAGTGGGCTGCTGGGTTCGGCGTACCTCGCCGAGAATCCCATCGTGCCCAACGACCGCATCGTCGCCAACCTGAACATCGATGGCGGCAACGTGCTGGGCGAAACCCGCGACCTCACCGTGCTCGGCGACACCAAGAGCTCGTTGGGTCCGCAGATCGCGGCGCTCATCCGTCCGCGCGGGATGACCATCTCGCCCGACGCGAATCCAGAGCGCGGCTACTTCTACCGCTCCGACCATTTCTCCTTCGCCAAGGCCGGGGTGCCCGCCGTCAGCATCGGCGAGGGTGATGACTTCGTCGGGCGTCCGCGCGAGTGGGGCAAGCAGCAGGCCGAGGACTACACGACGAACCGGTATCACCAGCCGGGCGACGAGTACCGCCCGGATTGGAATCTCACCGGCGCGGTGCAACTCACGACCATCGTGCTGGAACTGACACGGGAGCTGGCGAACTCGCGAGTCTGGCCGAGCTGGGAGGCGACGGCGGAGTTTCGGCGGGCGCCAAGAATGTGA